atctgcatgggtccgggcgaccagacccggatcacctaaaatttttccggcccgtaaaaaataacctaaggaacaatagtgaTCTCCtccccatgaccgttccttagttttgacattttagggccataTAACTTTAATtctgtctgattcccatattttcgtgagctatagcccacgccatctgcatgggttAGAGCGCCcgaacccggatcacctaaaattttattggctcatcaaaaactacctaaagaacaatagtcattaCCTCGCCCTGACCATTCCtcaatttttggcgttttagggccataaaactgaaattctgctcgattcctagattttgatgtgttatagcccacacagTCTGCATGAGCCCGGGCAACCGGATCTGGATCGTTTAAAATTTTGGcggcccatcaaaaacgacctaaagAGCAATAGTTATCtgctcgccatgaccgttactcgctttttgacgttttagggccaaaaaattagaatttcgcttgattcccatattttcgtatgccaTTAGCCCACGCCATCTATATGGGCCCCGGGTGAACGGACTCAGAGcgtctaaaattttgtcggcccatcaaaaatgatcgAAAGAACAATAGttatcgcctcgccatgaccgttcctcattatttggcctttagggccataaaacctgaatttcgtccgattcttagattttcgtatgctatagcctacgccatcTGCATGGACCCGAGAGACCGGACACGAATCTTCTAAAATTTTGGCGGctcatcaaaaatgacataaggaacaatagttattGCCTCTCCATGGCTATTACTCGTTTAAGACATTGGAGACATTTTGGGCGTTTAAGACATTACATATTTCACCCAAGAATTGTTTACTCTATTCCATATTTCTTTCTAATTTTCAAAGCAAAGTCGTAAACCTCAAGGGGTTCAGCAATACATTTGGAGACTCTCTCCCTTTGCATACACTTCTTTGCCCATGCAATTAGCTTTGGCGTCTCAATTAATACTCATTAAAAGGGTAGTGCTCCCTATAATATCTTCTTGCATACCCAGGTTTGAACCGAAAATTTCTGGTTAAGATTTGAAAGATTCTATCCATTCCACCACAAAGCTTGGTGGTTACGTGTAATCTATGGTTACTCCTATATATACACGTGAATACATtgttacacacacacacacacacacacatatatatatatatatatatatatatatagagagagagagagagagagagagagatctacTGAAAAATACTACATATGTCCCTTTGGTTGCCCATGTTTTTCGCCCAAAATCATACAAGTGCAGGTTCAAGATAGCTCACATGAAGAGTTATATGTTGTGCTAGTGGCAAAGCGCCTACGAATTCTAACAAAGGGATTTAAAAAATACAAGAATGCTACGCGAAGAATTTGAACTTATGACAAAACTATTTTTAAGTCGCCTTTGTCTCTGCTGTAACAACTTCGAAGTATAATTATTTGACAAAGGATTCTGAACCATCATGTAGCTACACCACTGGTTGAGCTCACATACAAGAACATCAATCACCTATCAGATCTACTATTCCATAATGCTAAAATATGATATCAGAGCAGACAAAAGTTCCGAGTTTGCGAAGATTCGTCTACACTATTCCACAATGCTTTCTAATCTGCAAAGCAAAGTCATAAACCTTAAGAGGTTCAGCAACAGATTTGGATACACTCTCCCTTTGCATGCACCTCTTCATCCATGCAATTAGCTTTGGGGTCTCAGCTTCTGTATTAAAATTTCCAAACTTCTCATATGTATAAAACCAACTGCAGAATCCTATTAAAGCAATGTCCAAGAATCCAATGTTTTCTCCTCCAAAATAAGGTTTATCTCCAAGAATTCCTTCTAACATCCTTAAGCTATCTATGTAGTTTTTCTTTCTTGTCTGCTGCTCTCCTCCTCTCGTCATCCATATTTACGTCCCGAATCAAACACCTGTGCAGAATTTAAAGTTAATGAGTTCAAAGTTAGGTGCGATCCATACAAGATATACATTTTTAAAGTTTTGTTACGTATGTAACATAGCCTAAAATGAAAGCAGTGAGTTCAATTGAACCTACGCCTGCAACAACACTTTTGATCTAATTATTTGGAAACTTGACCTTTGATAAGCACATGAAAAATTTATTTCTATCAAGCATCTTTCTACATAATCTATTCGAAAGAAGAACTTAacttatatatacaaataacgTAAAGAATCTTTTACACTGTCAATGTATTTCAACATGTTGTAGAAGTAATTCTGATCCAAATTttatgacatattcatgtaattATCTTTTAGGTAACTTGATAGTGTAAAAGATTTGACATTGTCGGTGGGTAGAAGTTAAACTCTTGAAAGAAAATGTTATTACCTTTTCCACATAGTCAGCCCAGAATATagcttcatatttttcataaggATCAGAAGGAAGAAGTGGAGCTTTGTCCTTCCAAACCTCATCAATGTACTGAACTACAATTAGTGATTCACAAACAGGTTTTCCATTATGAATCAGAACTGGTATTTTCTGGTAAACTGGATTCATTTCCAAAAGTAAAGAACTCTTTTCACCTAAGTTCTCTTCTTTGTACTCATATTTAACACCCTTTTCAGCTAGTGCTACCCTGACTCTCATGCCATACATACTAGGCCAGAAGTTCAAAAGAATCACCTCATCCTCTGCCATTTCTTGATCAAGAAAACTCATTTATTAACAATAGGAAGTTTTAGTTGATCAATTTGATAGATATAGATGGTTATATAAATCTAATTATTGAAATGCTGGAACTTTGTAATTTCAGCTTATGTATTAACGAAATGCACTGGAGCCAGACTTTCATAGATTGTGACAATTTCTACCTGGCATAGGGACGGATCTAGCCTTTCCGCTATGCATTCATCTGAATCTATAACTTTCGCCACGCGgtataaatatatatgtaaaaatctattaaaatctcaacaaatattagatttgaacccataattttaatgGTATAATTAGTTCAACAAGGTTGAACTCATTAAGTTtcaatcctagatccgcctctgacCTGACATGTTATATAAAAAGTTCTAGTCTGTTAGATAGCGACTAGCAGATTAGATTGCATAATACTTTAAAGAGTTTAAATTTTGTGCACAGACaatgtatatgttattttatATCAGGTAAAAACGACTTATAATAGTAAATATACTTTTCATATCAAATCTAATATAACTGGTTAAATTGTACTAATTAATAgagtgaaaaattaaaattcttaACAATAttagtgtatataacttaaaataGGAAAAGGAATGGGATGAGTCTCATTGGTCTTATTCTTTCCCTAAGGCGGCATATTCTAAGTATTTTCTTCCTTAAAGTTATccaagaaatataaaaaattgagTACTAAATGTTTTCATCTTTACTCATACAAGTAATGAGGCAGAGTAAAAATCTGattaaattagtaaaaattacTTTGCAAATGTAGGTTCTTTTGCCTAGATCGATAGGACCAAGATTTTCAAGTCTTGTCTTGGCTAGGCCAGGGAATCCAAGAGTTGCGGATACCTTGTGCTGAATGTCACTCTATATGTCAAGCCAATATTGTTATATTTTTACTTAATTTCAGTCAAGGCTCCAAATTTATGGTGTAGTAATTTCCTTTGCTAGATTACATCTCAATCTGGAGTAGCATTTGTGTTAGTAAAAAAGAGCTAACTATCTgaatcattttcctttttttttttttttaacaatagTGGTGCCGGGCCACTATTGTGAACACGGCCCTTCCCCGTACCATAGATGAGCGCGGATGCTTTGTGCACTGGACTCCATTTTTAGTATGTCGGGTCAGTTTACAAGGACTTTAACTATTCCAGTGATACTTGTTGCTTCCAACTGGTACAAGTATCGGATAACTCTATCCACCTAAACTTAAGCAAAAGAAATCACCTAGCAGCTAACTATCTGAAATTTTCAATTCATATTTACCTAATAGACCAGAATTCAGAAAAGGAAGAACAACACATCTGTTCACAATATTCAAATCCAAAATGCATGAAGTGGGATATTACTTTTAAGTAGTCGCTGCTCAGTCCAAATGAGAAGCAGCAGCAGCtgaattacaaaaaataatactgATACATCACAAGCCAGCTAGGCGAAATGTCTTTATTCCTAGAAAAACGAATATACGAGGCAGAACTAAGTGCCATTCATGGATTATGAAGCACATGAGTATGTTTATTCCATTCCATGATTCTTTCTAAATACTTGTAGCATCTCATAGATCTTATGAGGGTCAGCTAGAGACGTCGAGACGCTCTCCCTCTGCATACATCTCTTGCCCCAAGCGACGAGCTTAGCGCACTCGGCCTCTATGCTGAAGTTGCCAAAGGTGTCATAGGCATAAAACCAGCTGTAGAATCCAATCAGGGCAATATCCACAAAACCAAAGTTTTCCCCTCCAAAGTAAGGCTTGTCTCCCAATGCTTCTAGCTCCAGTAACTTGAGTGAATCTATAAATTTCTTCTTACCTTCCTCATGCTCTTCTCCTTTGGTTGTCCATATTTTTCGCCCAAAATCATACATCTGTGTTACATACCAGGTACAATATATTCTGTTAGGGGTGTCTTTGTATGAATAATAAGTACAAGGGTTATAAGTCAATTACTACACTAGTTAGTTAGTCGGTTAAGGAGGTCGTTAGGGAAGTTAGAAAGCAGTTAACGGATCCACTAGATATAAGCAGGTGGAGGAAACATTGTAGGGTTTTATAAAGATATTATACAAGTAAtcactctctctctttctctctaaatCTCGATTAACTCTCATTGCTCTACTGTTCAGAGGCTATTCTGAAAACCTTAGCTTCTTAGGTCGTGCAATTCAGTATTCTTTGTTGAGTACGTtacattggtatcagagcagccGGTCATTGGCTAGAAATCATGCCGGAGACGACGAGGAACAGTGAAATTCGACGAGAAATGGACAAAATTAGGGAGCAGGTTCGTGTACAGAATGAGCGACATGAAGATGCTTTGGACAAAATTCACCAGCTTTGGACCAAGATCCGGGGCGGCAATTTTGGGGGGCCCATTTTTTAggaataatatatattttataggtttataggtttttcttttttttaatatatattacttttgtactttttatataaaaagaaagaaaaacttttagATATATTAATAAAGTAAAGcttaaaatagtagaaaaatagtTGTCACTTTGATTTGATTCGACAACTCTTTATTCATGCTCATCATCTTAGTTCTTTCTATTAGATTTCTTTCTTTCTCCGAGACTCCAACAACTAGATATTTTGGAATCAAAGTCTTCAAACTTCTTGTCATTCTAACTTTCTCTAGTGttattttcatttattatttattattttattaattttactcTGTACATATTGTttaattgttttttaaaatataaatatgtcaaCAAGAAAATATGCATTCGGTTATTCAAAACCATCTTGGCACCAATAGCTAGATTCTAGAAGAAtagattttaaataaaaatatatattataacgttCCTATAAATACTTAGGCCCCATATTAAACTTTCGCCTTAGGCCTGCTTGCGCTTGAGCCGCCCCTGCCAAGGTCTCTAATGAAGGCATACAGTTTGGCTAAGTTGGCTGAACACTCTTTGAAATTATAAAAGGAACAAAGTCAGATGCTGTTGAGGAGCTCCAGTGCTCTTCTACCTACCCCAACCTCTGCGTGGCATTCCAATTCAAGAGGGTACTTGCAGAACCAAGGAACTAACCAGAACAAACTCACTGAAGGTGCCAGGTTACCTAGCTCTAGTGGGAAACCTGTGATGAGGACAGCCAAAAGACTTTCTGCAGCTGAGATGGATGAAAAGAGGGCTAGGGGTCTGTGTTTCTGGTGTGATGAAAAGTTCACTCCTGGGCACAACTGTAGGGGAAGGAAACAACTCTATTTCTTGGAAgtggaggaagaggaagaagaatggGAGTTGAATGATGGTTTGAGTGAGGAAGGAGCCATCGATGAATCTGCTTTGAGCCCTCAAATGTCAGTCCATGCTCTAGATGGGGATTACAGGACTATGAGGGTAAAAGGTGGAATCAAAGGGAAGATGGTACATGTGTTGATACTCATCTCCTATTGTCATGgttaagaagaaagatggatcatgGAGGCtttgtatcgattataggcagctaaATGGATGCACAGTCAAGGATAAATTCCCTATACGAGTTATAGAGGAACTGTTAGATGAATTGGGAGGGTCCAAATATTTCTCCAAGTTGGACCTTAGATTTGGTTATCATCAGATCAGGATGGCTGATAAGGATATAGAGAAGACAGCTTTCAGATCTCATAATGGCCACTACGAGTTTGTAGTTATGCCATTTGGATTAACAAATACTCCCTCGACCTTCCAGAGCTTAATGAATCAAATATTCCAGCGTTACCTAAGAAAGTTTATACTAGTGTTTTTGTTATGACATACTCATTTATAGCACTATGTGGCCAGACCATTTATTGCACTTATAACAAGCTTTTCAGATTCTGAAGGAGAACACCTTATTTGTAAATCTCAGCAAATGCTCTTTTGGGAGGACAAAAGTAGATTACCTGGGGCACATCATTACTCAAGAAGGAGTGACTGCAGATCCCAGCAAAATTCAAGTGATTAAAGACTGGCCAATGCCTAAGACAGTCAAAGAACTCAGAGGGTTCCTAGGATTAACGGGTTATTATCGGAGGTTTGTCAAAGGATATGGGGTCATGGCTAGACCACTAACTGATCTGTTAAAAAAGGACAAGTTTGAATGGTCAGGAGAAGCTACTGTGGCATTCGAACAGCTTAAGGCAGCTATGACTACTACACCTGTATTGGCTTTACCAAACTTTGCGTTGGAGTTTGTGATTGAAACAGATGCTTGTGGGCTGGGTATAGGGGCAGTGCTGATGCAGGCTGATCATCCCCTTGCTTATATGAGCAAAGCACTAGGCTCCAAACACCTCACATTATCAGTTTATGAGAAGCAGATGTTAGAAATAGTTACAGCTATCGACAAGTGAAGGCCTTATTTGATTGGGAGACATTTCACCATTAAAACTGATCACCAGCCACTTAAATATCTGTTGGAGCAAAGAGTATGAACACCTAGTCAACAGCAATGGGTTGCTAAGATGATGGGATATGATTACACTATACTCTATAAGAAATGCAAGGAAAAACTTGTAGTAGATGCATTGTCTAGGTACCTAATGGAAGAAGCTCAACTCTTAACAATATCAACTATTACTTCAGATTTCACCTCACGGATCAGAGGTGCATATGCTGAAGATGCACACCTACAGTAACTGATAGCTCAACTCAAGGATAATCCCATCTCCTCTCCTATATATATGCTACAGGAGGAGCTTTTATACAGGAAGGGCAAAATTGTTGTTGGCAATGACAAGGCTCTCAAGGAGGATATTCCGCATTCCTTTCATGATAGTGCTGTGGGAGGGCATTCTGGTATGGATGCTACTTTATACAGATTGAGCCAAGTTTACTACTGGAAGAAAATGAGAATTGATGTATACCAGCATATTAGACAATGTGAAGTCTGTCAGAAGTGCAAAGGGGAAAATTTTAGCTATCCTGGACTCTTACAACCCCATCCGATACCTCAAAAGGTTTGGCAAGATATCAATTTGGATTTCATTGAAGGACTCCCTAAATCCCACAATAAGTCTGTCATATTGGTAGTGGTGGATCGATTGAGTAAGTATGCCCACTTTGTCAGCTTGGTACATCCCTATACGGCTGCCACAGTAGCTCAACTTTTCTTGGATCATATATACAAGTTACATGGTTTGCCACAGACCATAGTCAGTGACAAAGATGTGGTTTTCATGAGTAAGTTCTGGCAAGCTTTATTTGAGGTTCAAGGATTTCAGCTGCACCATTCCTCTGTATACCATCCTCAATCAGATGGGCAGACTGAGATCGTGAACAAGTGTTTGGAGGGGTACCTCATGGGCATGTGCAGCGATAGGCCTAAGGAATGGGCAAAGTGGCTTCCCCTTGCAGAGTGGTGGTACAATACCACTTACCATTCTGCCATTATAATGACCCCgtatgaggtattatatggtcAGAAACCACCACTACACTTGCCGTATGTGACTCACAGCTCTTTGGTGGAGGAGGTTGATAGGAGCCTACGAGCAAGAGAAAACACTATACGACTCTTG
The nucleotide sequence above comes from Nicotiana tabacum cultivar K326 chromosome 12, ASM71507v2, whole genome shotgun sequence. Encoded proteins:
- the LOC107776506 gene encoding putative glutathione S-transferase is translated as MENDGVILLDFWASMLGMRVRIALAEKEIKYEYKEEDLLSTKSSLLPKMNPIHKKIPVLIHNGKPVCESIIAVEYIDEVWKDKAPLLLPSDPYERAQARFWCDYIDKMYDFGRKIWTTKGEEHEEGKKKFIDSLKLLELEALGDKPYFGGENFGFVDIALIGFYSWFYAYDTFGNFSIEAECAKLVAWGKRCMQRESVSTSLADPHKIYEMLQVFRKNHGME